In a single window of the Subtercola sp. PAMC28395 genome:
- a CDS encoding ABC transporter substrate-binding protein, translating into MASAALALSGCSGSASAPATPAASAGSAISAERCAANKAAGPITYITGYQYQASASILDVLAAKQLGYYDALCLDVTIQPGTGDTAGNAQLVAAGTATFTDLGGDADLLRARENGVDVTGIATYGQVPIATLMTMPTVTDLKQLNGTTLGQKGQLPPEIQTMLVDAGADLASITQVVVGYDPSILPRGQVQSLTGYKSNEPLTLKAQGTEVKTWNPEDYGIPGTFGTVAANPAFIKANAGTTEDFLRASFHAYDYCLTNAAECVGFAAALSGAGYDTDHNVQVWNTETALVSGAQPAGTPLGSLNADLLAKESAFLVKGGVLTAAPDLTAATDPSFLAAIYTGTNLVWPAP; encoded by the coding sequence GTGGCATCGGCCGCGCTGGCACTGAGTGGATGCTCGGGGTCGGCCTCGGCCCCGGCAACCCCCGCCGCGTCCGCAGGCAGCGCTATCTCGGCTGAACGGTGTGCGGCGAACAAGGCGGCCGGCCCCATCACGTACATCACCGGCTACCAGTACCAGGCTTCGGCGAGCATCCTCGATGTTCTCGCTGCGAAGCAGCTCGGGTACTACGACGCACTGTGCCTCGACGTGACGATCCAGCCCGGCACCGGAGACACGGCCGGCAATGCCCAGCTGGTCGCGGCCGGAACGGCGACGTTCACCGACCTGGGTGGCGACGCCGACCTGCTTCGGGCTCGCGAGAACGGCGTCGACGTGACGGGAATCGCGACCTACGGGCAGGTGCCGATCGCGACCCTCATGACGATGCCGACGGTCACCGACCTGAAGCAGCTCAACGGCACGACCCTCGGGCAGAAGGGGCAGTTGCCGCCCGAGATCCAGACGATGCTGGTGGATGCTGGCGCCGACCTTGCGAGCATCACGCAGGTGGTCGTGGGCTACGACCCGAGCATCCTGCCCCGGGGCCAGGTGCAGTCGCTGACCGGGTACAAGTCGAACGAACCCCTGACTCTGAAGGCGCAGGGCACTGAGGTGAAGACGTGGAACCCCGAGGACTACGGGATCCCGGGAACATTCGGCACGGTGGCGGCGAACCCGGCGTTCATCAAGGCCAATGCGGGTACGACTGAAGACTTTCTTCGGGCGTCGTTCCACGCCTACGACTACTGCCTGACGAACGCGGCGGAGTGCGTCGGCTTCGCGGCGGCCCTCTCGGGTGCAGGGTACGACACCGACCACAATGTGCAGGTCTGGAACACCGAGACGGCGCTGGTCTCGGGCGCTCAACCGGCCGGCACGCCCCTCGGCTCGCTGAACGCCGACCTACTGGCAAAAGAGAGTGCGTTTCTCGTGAAGGGTGGGGTGCTCACGGCGGCTCCGGACCTCACCGCGGCGACTGACCCGTCGTTCCTCGCGGCGATCTACACCGGTACGAATCTGGTCTGGCCCGCGCCGTAG
- a CDS encoding sugar ABC transporter ATP-binding protein: protein MTASEIVVEVRDVSIEFPGVKALQRVGLSLRAGEVHSLMGENGAGKSTLIKALTGVYAVDSGVIIAHGIERSFSGTADAQAAGISTVYQEVNLCTNLSVGENVMLGHEIRGFWGINWSATHDAATTHLKRLNLDVDPRSLLSNHSLAVQQLIAISRAMVLNSSVLILDEPTSSLDQSEVAKLFDVMRGLKAEGVAILFVSHFLDQVYEISDRLTVLRNGELVGEYLPSELDKIGLISKMLGREFTELESLGERVAHAPRISGAEPVLKVSGVSRKGTVEPADLDLFAGEVVGLAGLLGSGRTELARTIYGADRADAGQSFVNGREVRLSNPRDSVDERIAFSSEDRRAEGIVGDLTVRENIALGVQAKRGWARPMSRQAQDELASTYIAALNIRPANPDALIKNLSGGNQQKVLLARWLATSPQVLILDEPTRGIDVGAKAEIQKLVTELAEDGMAVLFISSELDEVVRLSRRICVLRDHRIVAEIENEEGINVDDIVALIANGGEQ from the coding sequence ATGACCGCCTCCGAAATCGTCGTCGAAGTCCGCGATGTCTCCATCGAGTTCCCAGGTGTGAAGGCGCTGCAACGGGTGGGGCTGAGCCTTCGCGCCGGTGAGGTGCACTCGCTGATGGGAGAGAACGGCGCCGGAAAATCCACGCTCATCAAGGCATTGACCGGCGTCTACGCGGTTGATTCCGGGGTGATCATTGCTCACGGCATCGAGCGCAGCTTCTCTGGAACGGCGGATGCCCAGGCAGCCGGCATTTCGACCGTCTACCAAGAGGTCAACCTCTGCACGAACCTCTCGGTCGGCGAGAATGTGATGCTCGGGCACGAGATTCGGGGCTTCTGGGGCATCAACTGGTCGGCGACGCACGATGCGGCAACGACGCACTTGAAACGCCTGAATCTTGACGTCGACCCACGGTCGCTGCTGTCGAACCACTCTCTGGCCGTTCAGCAGCTCATCGCAATCAGCAGAGCAATGGTGCTCAACAGCTCCGTTCTCATTCTCGACGAGCCGACCTCGAGCCTGGACCAATCCGAAGTCGCGAAGCTCTTCGACGTCATGCGTGGACTGAAGGCCGAAGGCGTCGCAATCCTGTTCGTCTCACACTTTCTCGATCAGGTCTACGAAATCTCCGATCGCCTGACGGTACTTCGCAACGGGGAACTCGTCGGCGAGTACCTCCCCTCAGAGCTCGACAAGATCGGGCTCATTTCGAAGATGCTGGGCCGCGAGTTCACTGAGCTCGAATCGCTTGGAGAGCGGGTGGCGCACGCACCGCGCATCTCCGGGGCCGAGCCTGTGCTGAAAGTGTCCGGGGTCTCACGCAAAGGCACTGTCGAGCCAGCCGATCTCGATCTTTTCGCCGGAGAGGTCGTCGGGCTGGCAGGGCTTCTGGGGTCTGGCCGCACGGAGCTCGCTCGTACCATCTACGGCGCCGACCGGGCTGATGCCGGGCAATCGTTCGTCAACGGGCGCGAAGTACGGCTTTCCAATCCGCGCGACTCTGTCGACGAACGAATCGCCTTCTCGTCTGAGGATCGCCGTGCCGAAGGAATCGTCGGCGATCTGACCGTTCGCGAGAACATTGCTCTCGGCGTTCAGGCAAAGCGGGGCTGGGCTCGCCCGATGAGCAGGCAGGCGCAGGATGAACTCGCGAGCACCTACATCGCCGCGCTGAACATCCGGCCGGCGAACCCTGACGCTCTGATCAAGAATCTCTCTGGCGGCAACCAGCAGAAGGTGCTGCTTGCGCGGTGGCTCGCCACCTCTCCGCAGGTTCTCATCCTCGACGAGCCGACACGAGGGATCGACGTCGGTGCGAAGGCAGAGATCCAGAAGCTGGTGACCGAGTTGGCAGAAGACGGCATGGCCGTGCTCTTCATCTCGTCGGAGCTCGATGAGGTCGTGCGTCTGTCGCGCCGCATCTGTGTACTTCGCGACCACAGAATAGTCGCAGAGATTGAAAATGAGGAAGGCATCAACGTGGATGACATCGTCGCGCTCATCGCCAATGGCGGTGAGCAATGA
- a CDS encoding LacI family DNA-binding transcriptional regulator, protein MTEHRDRARAANIFDVARLAGVSHQTVSRVMNDLPNVRPATRLKVEEAVKQLGYAPSPAARAMVTRRSRIVGVITTGAADYGPASTALHFNEAAQEARYSVLMVSILTATRGGVRDAIDSLLRQNVEAIVLISNSRSILDAVYEIEIGAPLITVDSSAPAGRDAVSIDQYNGARQAVRHLIELGHREIAHISGPLDSPDAQERLRGWRFELAQHSLVAREPHLGDWTAQSGYEIGRSADASSESTAYFVANDQMALGLIHALTDRGRRVPEDVSVVGFDDIPESGHYRPPLTTVRQDFAALGHLTMSKLLKSLTDTELHREDHIPAVLIVRESTAEIESVRDSKFRRA, encoded by the coding sequence GTGACCGAACACAGAGACAGAGCGCGCGCAGCGAACATCTTCGATGTTGCGCGCCTGGCGGGCGTCTCACACCAGACCGTCTCTCGAGTCATGAACGACCTTCCGAATGTGAGGCCCGCCACACGATTGAAGGTTGAAGAAGCCGTCAAGCAACTGGGCTATGCGCCGTCCCCCGCTGCTCGCGCCATGGTCACTCGACGGTCTCGAATCGTTGGTGTGATCACTACTGGTGCCGCGGACTACGGCCCGGCATCCACAGCCCTGCATTTCAATGAAGCGGCGCAAGAGGCTCGATATTCGGTTTTGATGGTCAGCATTCTCACTGCGACCCGGGGGGGAGTTCGCGACGCAATCGATTCGCTGCTTCGTCAGAACGTCGAGGCGATCGTGCTGATCTCGAATTCTCGAAGCATTCTTGATGCCGTCTATGAGATCGAGATCGGTGCCCCGCTGATAACAGTCGATTCCAGCGCACCCGCAGGGCGAGACGCCGTTTCAATCGATCAGTACAACGGGGCACGACAAGCAGTGCGCCATCTCATCGAACTCGGTCATCGGGAGATCGCGCACATTTCGGGGCCGCTCGATTCCCCGGATGCCCAGGAGCGCCTTCGCGGATGGCGTTTCGAGCTGGCACAGCACTCCCTGGTCGCGCGTGAGCCCCATCTCGGCGACTGGACCGCCCAGAGCGGCTACGAAATCGGCCGCAGCGCGGATGCGAGCTCGGAATCGACAGCCTATTTCGTCGCCAACGATCAAATGGCGCTTGGCCTCATTCATGCCCTGACCGATCGCGGCCGCCGCGTACCGGAAGATGTCAGTGTCGTTGGGTTCGACGATATACCGGAATCCGGTCACTACCGGCCGCCGCTCACGACGGTTCGGCAGGACTTCGCCGCCCTCGGGCACCTCACCATGAGCAAGTTGCTGAAATCCCTGACCGACACCGAGCTGCATCGAGAAGATCACATTCCCGCCGTTCTCATTGTTCGAGAGTCCACTGCAGAGATCGAGTCGGTGCGCGACAGCAAGTTTCGGCGGGCCTGA
- a CDS encoding sugar ABC transporter ATP-binding protein, with product MFRAEPVVEMRDVSVDFGGVRALDAVSFRMFSGEIHSLIGENGAGKSTLVKALTGVHSPSSGQISIRGISAKFSSPADAQLHGIQTVYQETDLLPNLSVAENIMLGRERHGRFGINWKWMRDDAEKALDELGLDLDPRASLGSYSLAEQQLVSIARALAARAQILILDEPTSSLDQEEVSELFRVLRSLKDSGVAILFISHFLDQVYEVSDRLTILRDGHSIGEYLTDDILRIEAVEKMVGTRRALRVNEPAEEEELCESTRSSGPFLKARHVGQAGLIQPFDLDIDEGEIVGVAGLLGSGRSELARLLAGVERSDVGHIEIDNQAIPLRSPATALSAGIAYSSDNRAREGIIGDFSIAENILLALQAERGWMHRLPKDHRAELVASYITSLGIRPANPEALVKTLSGGNQQKVLLARWLALAPRLLVLDEPTRGVDMATKAAIQRLIAELASNGMAVIFISAEFAELVRVSDRIAVMRDKKLEVVLPNDDLSEERLLAVIAYGRGADSASA from the coding sequence ATGTTCAGAGCTGAACCGGTCGTCGAAATGCGCGATGTCTCCGTTGACTTCGGTGGCGTCCGCGCGCTCGATGCCGTCTCGTTCCGAATGTTCTCTGGTGAAATTCACTCGCTCATCGGCGAGAACGGTGCCGGCAAATCGACATTGGTGAAGGCGCTGACGGGCGTTCACTCTCCCAGTTCCGGGCAGATATCCATCAGAGGGATCTCCGCGAAATTCTCCTCGCCGGCCGACGCGCAGCTGCATGGAATTCAGACCGTGTATCAAGAGACCGACCTCTTGCCCAACCTCAGCGTCGCAGAGAACATCATGCTGGGTCGTGAACGGCACGGGCGCTTCGGCATCAACTGGAAGTGGATGCGCGATGACGCAGAGAAGGCCCTCGATGAGCTCGGGCTCGACCTCGACCCGCGCGCATCACTCGGCTCGTACTCACTTGCCGAACAGCAACTCGTGTCGATCGCGCGAGCTCTGGCGGCACGGGCCCAGATCCTGATTCTTGACGAACCGACCTCTAGCCTCGACCAGGAAGAGGTCTCCGAGCTGTTTCGAGTGCTGCGATCGCTCAAAGACAGCGGCGTGGCGATTCTCTTCATTTCCCACTTTCTCGATCAGGTCTACGAGGTCTCTGATCGCCTCACGATCCTGAGAGACGGTCACTCGATCGGTGAGTACCTCACCGATGACATTCTGCGTATCGAAGCTGTCGAAAAAATGGTCGGCACACGAAGGGCCTTGCGCGTCAATGAACCGGCCGAAGAAGAGGAACTGTGCGAGAGCACGCGATCGAGCGGGCCGTTCCTCAAAGCCAGGCACGTTGGGCAAGCCGGCCTGATCCAGCCCTTCGACCTCGACATCGATGAGGGTGAGATCGTCGGTGTCGCAGGGCTGCTCGGTTCAGGCCGGTCAGAACTCGCCCGGCTACTGGCCGGAGTCGAGCGGAGCGACGTCGGGCACATCGAGATCGACAACCAGGCGATTCCGCTTCGATCACCTGCGACAGCGCTGTCGGCTGGCATTGCCTACTCGTCAGACAATCGCGCGCGCGAGGGGATCATCGGCGACTTCTCGATCGCCGAAAACATTCTGCTGGCCCTTCAGGCCGAGCGCGGCTGGATGCACCGACTCCCGAAAGATCATCGTGCGGAGCTGGTGGCCAGCTACATCACTTCACTCGGAATACGTCCCGCCAACCCTGAGGCACTCGTCAAGACTCTCTCCGGCGGCAATCAGCAGAAAGTGTTGCTCGCACGATGGCTTGCCCTCGCTCCGCGCCTCTTGGTACTCGATGAGCCGACTCGGGGAGTCGATATGGCAACCAAGGCAGCGATTCAAAGACTCATTGCCGAGCTGGCGTCCAACGGCATGGCTGTGATCTTTATCTCGGCCGAGTTTGCTGAGCTCGTGCGCGTCAGCGATCGAATCGCTGTCATGCGAGACAAAAAGCTCGAAGTTGTGCTGCCCAACGATGATCTCTCGGAGGAGCGCCTGCTTGCGGTCATCGCCTACGGCCGCGGCGCCGACTCCGCGTCGGCATAA
- a CDS encoding ABC transporter permease, whose amino-acid sequence MKSLVKHRLFWPIVALFALIVINTISRPSFLSITVNDGELYGSLIDILRNSAPLMLVGIGMTLVIATRGIDLSVGAIIAISGAMSLNFIANSGAPESLATVAIGIALGVGVSLILGLWNGFLVSVVGIQPIIATLVLMLAGRGIAMLITQGQITTITSAPYAFIASGYVFGLPVAFYISLCAIIIAAVLVRRTAFGVLLEAVGINPTASRLAGIKSRGIIWIVYGISGLLAGAAGIIYSSNIMAADANNAGLNVEVDAILAVVIGGTSLAGGKFTLSGTVIGVLIIQTLTATVTFLGVPPAVTPLFKAIVVIVVCLVQSNRAREFFSRRQRMTPTPVSSEPRKVSATA is encoded by the coding sequence ATGAAATCGCTTGTGAAACACCGTTTGTTCTGGCCGATCGTGGCACTGTTCGCCCTGATCGTCATCAATACGATCAGTCGTCCCAGCTTTCTGAGCATCACGGTGAACGACGGTGAACTCTACGGATCGTTGATCGACATTCTTCGAAACAGCGCCCCTCTGATGCTGGTCGGAATCGGCATGACGCTCGTCATCGCAACGCGGGGCATCGATCTCTCGGTCGGAGCGATCATCGCTATCTCCGGGGCAATGTCGCTGAATTTCATCGCAAATTCAGGTGCGCCCGAATCGCTGGCCACCGTCGCCATCGGCATCGCGCTCGGCGTCGGCGTCTCACTCATCCTCGGCCTGTGGAACGGCTTCCTTGTCTCTGTGGTCGGGATCCAGCCCATCATCGCAACGCTGGTGTTGATGCTGGCCGGACGCGGCATCGCCATGCTCATCACACAGGGCCAGATCACCACGATCACGAGCGCCCCGTACGCCTTCATCGCCTCAGGTTACGTCTTCGGCCTTCCCGTGGCGTTCTACATCTCGCTCTGTGCGATCATCATCGCCGCGGTGCTCGTTCGAAGAACCGCCTTCGGCGTGCTGCTCGAGGCGGTCGGAATCAATCCGACAGCATCCCGCCTCGCTGGCATCAAGTCGCGCGGAATCATCTGGATCGTATACGGCATCAGCGGTTTGTTGGCTGGCGCCGCGGGCATCATCTACAGCTCGAACATCATGGCGGCCGACGCCAACAATGCCGGGTTGAACGTCGAAGTCGACGCCATTCTTGCTGTGGTCATCGGCGGAACATCCCTGGCAGGGGGCAAGTTCACCCTTTCGGGCACCGTCATCGGTGTGCTGATCATCCAGACCCTGACGGCGACCGTGACATTCCTCGGTGTACCGCCGGCCGTCACCCCGCTGTTCAAGGCCATCGTCGTGATCGTCGTCTGCCTCGTGCAGTCCAATCGGGCGCGGGAATTCTTCTCGAGGCGACAACGAATGACCCCGACACCCGTGTCCTCCGAGCCTCGGAAAGTGAGCGCCACCGCATGA
- a CDS encoding ABC transporter permease: MSRRRARSRWSPGFWLPTVVAVGVTAVVWELVAIGNPYLLPRLGLVGQQLITNTGYYLDNAWVTLSEALVGLAIGFAAALVVAVLVTESGILRRAIMPLAVILNVMPVVAIAPALVVAFGFGPAPKLIVTALITFFPMLMNLITGLNSVSPPILQVFSTLHASRLEVLGRLRLPGSLPYVFAGLRVVFPLSLVGAVVAEFIAPGASKGLGTVISVASANSKLAVVYAAIVCLAIMGALLLLGVTLLEKRVLRWHESQQPRQR, encoded by the coding sequence GTGAGCCGCCGCCGGGCGCGCTCGCGGTGGTCGCCCGGTTTCTGGCTGCCGACTGTGGTCGCCGTCGGCGTCACTGCAGTGGTGTGGGAGCTGGTTGCGATCGGCAATCCGTACCTTCTGCCTCGGCTCGGTCTCGTGGGCCAGCAGCTCATCACCAACACCGGGTACTACCTCGACAACGCGTGGGTTACGCTCTCCGAAGCGCTCGTCGGGCTCGCCATCGGGTTCGCTGCCGCCCTGGTCGTGGCAGTACTGGTGACCGAGTCGGGCATCCTGCGGCGGGCGATCATGCCCCTTGCGGTGATCCTCAACGTCATGCCCGTCGTCGCGATCGCGCCGGCGCTGGTCGTCGCCTTCGGGTTCGGGCCAGCACCGAAGCTCATCGTCACCGCGCTGATCACGTTCTTTCCGATGCTGATGAACCTCATAACCGGCCTGAATTCGGTGTCACCTCCGATTCTGCAGGTCTTCTCCACGCTGCACGCCTCGAGGCTCGAGGTGCTTGGCCGCCTGCGATTGCCCGGCAGCCTCCCCTATGTCTTCGCGGGGCTTCGCGTCGTGTTCCCGCTCTCGCTGGTGGGCGCGGTTGTTGCCGAATTCATCGCCCCGGGGGCCTCGAAGGGGCTCGGAACAGTGATCAGCGTCGCCTCGGCCAACTCGAAACTGGCTGTCGTCTACGCGGCCATCGTCTGTCTTGCGATAATGGGAGCCCTGCTGCTTCTCGGGGTCACCCTTCTCGAGAAGCGCGTGCTGCGGTGGCACGAGTCCCAACAGCCGCGACAGCGCTGA
- the yjfF gene encoding galactofuranose ABC transporter, permease protein YjfF — translation MTAAPLLDLQPVSKHTRRTPRWQLRLSAWLPVLATSAILLAMFVVGQALFGNFFTPRLISSLFLDNAYLIVLAVGMTYVILTGGIDLSVGAVVAFSGIFGAELLQTGWPALVVIPAIVLSGSVIGALVGVLVQVFEIQPFIASLAAMFLARGLAYVVSLQSIPITDPAITWLERTRLPLGGGWFVTPTVIIALLTVAISVWVLQYTRFGRSVYAIGGNEQSAKLMGLRVARTRIAVYVISGTCAGVAGLIFAAYTGSGYSLTGLGMELDAIAAVVIGGTILTGGSGYVIGSLLGVMVYGLIEISITYIGVDSWWTKIVVGSLLLIFVVLQRLLVSRRKR, via the coding sequence ATGACCGCCGCACCTCTTCTCGACCTGCAACCGGTCTCGAAGCACACCCGTCGCACGCCGCGATGGCAGCTGAGGCTCTCTGCCTGGCTCCCGGTCCTGGCGACCTCGGCCATTCTGCTGGCGATGTTCGTCGTCGGGCAGGCACTGTTCGGAAACTTCTTCACTCCCCGGCTCATCTCATCGCTGTTTCTCGATAACGCCTACCTGATCGTTCTCGCCGTGGGCATGACCTACGTCATCCTCACGGGGGGCATCGACCTCTCCGTCGGCGCCGTGGTCGCCTTCAGCGGGATCTTCGGGGCTGAGCTCCTTCAGACGGGATGGCCCGCACTCGTGGTCATTCCCGCTATCGTGCTGAGCGGCAGCGTGATCGGTGCGCTTGTCGGGGTTCTGGTGCAGGTCTTCGAGATCCAACCATTCATCGCCTCCCTCGCCGCAATGTTCCTTGCCCGCGGATTGGCGTATGTTGTGAGCCTGCAATCCATCCCCATCACCGACCCCGCGATCACCTGGCTGGAACGCACCCGTCTGCCGCTCGGAGGCGGCTGGTTCGTGACGCCGACAGTGATCATCGCTCTGCTCACCGTCGCGATTTCGGTGTGGGTGCTGCAGTACACGCGCTTCGGTCGCAGTGTTTACGCAATCGGCGGGAATGAACAGTCCGCAAAACTGATGGGCCTGCGGGTGGCACGAACCCGAATCGCTGTCTACGTCATCAGTGGAACGTGCGCGGGCGTCGCAGGTCTCATCTTCGCCGCCTACACCGGCTCGGGCTACAGCCTTACCGGTCTCGGAATGGAACTCGACGCGATCGCAGCAGTTGTGATCGGGGGCACCATTCTCACCGGCGGCAGCGGTTACGTCATCGGTTCATTGTTGGGCGTCATGGTCTATGGACTCATTGAGATCAGCATCACCTACATCGGAGTGGATTCATGGTGGACGAAGATCGTGGTCGGCTCCTTGCTCCTGATCTTCGTCGTGCTGCAGCGACTCCTGGTTTCGAGACGAAAAAGATAA